A stretch of Carnobacterium iners DNA encodes these proteins:
- a CDS encoding helix-turn-helix domain-containing protein, whose product MNEIGEKLKEARKAKGYTLDDLQQMTKIQKRYLIAIEENNYDVMPGKFYARAFIKQYADTVGLDGEQLLADYTDSVPHTHDTEYVEQASANQTRSGNKSGNNLFEKIKDYLPSLFILVIVIVIVTAIYLAFIKTNQVVKEDMITKNSETVVVSSSESSLTENKESGKLESSVAKKEEPKQSVSVVSSTGSQTIFAVTGISGVSEINLLAEGGDSWVSIEIDGVMVEQALLSSGNSLKAPVSEDVKQVELVVGNSKFTSIKLNDKNVEFAPEAAEAVTQKIEFQFNKEE is encoded by the coding sequence ATGAATGAAATTGGCGAAAAATTAAAAGAAGCCAGAAAAGCTAAGGGTTATACTTTAGATGACTTACAACAAATGACAAAAATACAAAAACGTTACCTAATTGCAATCGAAGAAAATAACTACGATGTAATGCCAGGCAAATTTTATGCACGAGCTTTTATTAAGCAGTATGCTGACACAGTCGGACTTGATGGAGAACAGTTATTAGCAGATTATACAGATAGTGTTCCACATACGCATGATACTGAGTATGTAGAACAAGCATCCGCAAATCAGACACGATCGGGTAATAAGTCAGGAAACAATCTATTTGAAAAAATAAAAGACTATTTACCAAGCTTATTTATTTTGGTTATAGTTATCGTAATCGTAACGGCTATTTATCTTGCGTTTATTAAGACGAATCAAGTAGTTAAAGAAGATATGATTACAAAAAATTCAGAAACGGTAGTCGTTTCAAGTTCTGAATCAAGTCTGACCGAAAATAAGGAATCGGGGAAATTAGAATCTTCCGTCGCTAAAAAAGAAGAACCAAAACAATCAGTCTCTGTCGTCTCATCTACAGGTTCTCAAACAATCTTTGCTGTAACTGGGATATCTGGAGTAAGCGAAATTAATTTGCTTGCTGAAGGTGGAGACAGTTGGGTAAGTATAGAGATTGATGGCGTGATGGTTGAACAAGCTTTATTATCTAGTGGAAATTCGTTAAAAGCTCCCGTTTCCGAAGATGTAAAACAAGTTGAATTAGTGGTGGGGAATTCTAAGTTCACATCTATTAAGTTAAACGATAAGAATGTAGAATTCGCCCCTGAAGCAGCTGAGGCAGTTACACAAAAGATTGAATTTCAATTTAATAAAGAAGAATAA
- the yfmH gene encoding EF-P 5-aminopentanol modification-associated protein YfmH, with translation MDKKHYDQLNETTYTEILLNGLSVTLLPKNEFHKTYGLFTTKYGSIDNQFVPRKGNQLTRVPDGIAHFLEHKMFEKKDGDVFNVFGKLGASANAFTSFTQTSYLFSSTTNIKENIETLLNFVQEPYFTKETVDKEKGIIAQEIQMYEDEPDWRLFFGILGNLYPKHPVHIDIAGTVDSITDITAELLYESYNTFYHPSNMNLFVVGKMDPEEMMALIKSNQAKKSFSEVTEIERYFPEEKIADINPFDSIRMTVKRPKSIIGIKGVGQVPEGKKALIYKITMDLLLALLVGPTSDNYLRLYDSGVIDDSFSHDFSLERTFYFADIAGDTKDPEMFSTAIKEILLTAKMSPELNREHLVLIKKRMIGQVLQSLNSLEYIANQYSQQNYGETTLFDLVPIIEAITLNQIKKIAEEFMQESHMSVFHILPKGDEKA, from the coding sequence ATGGATAAAAAACACTATGATCAATTAAATGAAACAACTTACACCGAAATATTATTAAATGGATTATCTGTTACCTTATTACCTAAAAATGAGTTTCATAAAACATACGGATTGTTTACTACTAAATATGGTTCAATAGACAATCAATTCGTACCTCGTAAAGGCAATCAGTTAACTCGTGTTCCAGATGGCATTGCACATTTTTTAGAGCATAAAATGTTTGAAAAAAAGGATGGAGATGTTTTTAACGTATTTGGGAAACTGGGAGCTTCAGCCAATGCATTTACAAGTTTTACTCAGACTAGTTACTTGTTTTCAAGTACAACTAACATAAAAGAGAATATTGAAACATTATTAAATTTTGTACAAGAACCGTATTTTACAAAAGAAACAGTCGATAAAGAAAAAGGTATTATTGCTCAAGAAATTCAGATGTACGAAGATGAACCAGATTGGCGTTTGTTTTTCGGAATATTAGGCAATCTCTACCCTAAGCATCCTGTGCATATTGATATTGCAGGAACTGTTGATAGCATTACAGACATAACAGCTGAGTTATTATATGAAAGCTATAACACTTTTTATCATCCAAGTAATATGAATCTGTTTGTTGTAGGTAAAATGGACCCAGAAGAAATGATGGCATTAATTAAATCGAATCAAGCAAAAAAAAGTTTTTCTGAAGTAACTGAAATTGAACGTTATTTCCCTGAAGAAAAAATTGCGGATATTAACCCTTTTGATTCAATAAGAATGACGGTTAAAAGACCAAAAAGTATCATAGGTATCAAAGGTGTTGGACAAGTTCCAGAGGGAAAAAAGGCTTTGATTTATAAAATAACGATGGACTTACTACTAGCTTTATTAGTAGGACCGACCTCTGATAACTATTTGAGATTGTATGATTCAGGTGTTATTGATGATAGCTTTTCGCATGATTTTAGTTTAGAACGTACTTTTTATTTTGCTGATATCGCAGGGGACACTAAAGATCCGGAAATGTTTAGTACAGCTATAAAAGAAATTTTATTAACTGCAAAAATGAGTCCAGAATTAAATCGAGAACACCTAGTCCTGATTAAGAAAAGAATGATTGGTCAAGTCTTGCAATCTCTTAATTCTTTAGAATATATTGCAAACCAATATAGCCAACAAAATTATGGGGAAACGACATTATTTGACTTAGTTCCAATCATTGAGGCCATCACATTAAATCAAATAAAAAAGATTGCTGAAGAATTTATGCAAGAAAGTCACATGAGTGTCTTTCATATCTTACCTAAAGGAGACGAAAAGGCATGA
- the pgsA gene encoding CDP-diacylglycerol--glycerol-3-phosphate 3-phosphatidyltransferase, producing the protein MNLPNKLTVVRIFMIPIFVIIALAPLNWGVFQLWGSAIEITQLIAAIIFAVASITDWLDGKIARSRGLVTNFGKFADPLADKMLVMTALIILVEQGLASSWIVAIIVCRELAVTGLRLLLVEQGGTVLAAAWPGKIKTMTQMIAIILLLVDNLPFEGLGIPLADIMLYICLFFTIYSGIDYFVKNKIVFKGSM; encoded by the coding sequence TTGAATTTACCCAATAAACTGACGGTTGTCCGTATTTTTATGATACCAATTTTTGTTATTATTGCTTTAGCTCCTTTAAATTGGGGAGTCTTTCAATTATGGGGATCAGCTATTGAAATAACACAACTGATAGCAGCGATTATCTTTGCAGTTGCTAGTATAACGGACTGGCTTGATGGCAAAATTGCTCGTTCAAGAGGTTTAGTGACTAATTTCGGTAAATTTGCCGATCCATTAGCTGATAAGATGTTGGTAATGACTGCTTTAATTATTCTAGTTGAACAAGGTCTAGCTTCTTCATGGATTGTAGCGATTATCGTTTGTAGAGAACTAGCCGTAACAGGATTACGCCTATTACTAGTTGAACAAGGTGGGACAGTTTTGGCCGCAGCGTGGCCAGGTAAAATTAAGACGATGACTCAAATGATTGCTATCATACTATTGCTAGTAGACAACTTACCTTTTGAAGGCTTAGGTATCCCTTTAGCTGATATCATGTTGTATATCTGTTTATTCTTTACTATTTATTCAGGAATTGATTATTTCGTGAAAAATAAAATTGTTTTTAAAGGGTCAATGTAA
- a CDS encoding ABC transporter ATP-binding protein, whose amino-acid sequence MKGITKEFGTFKANDDINLQLKKGEIHALLGENGAGKSTLMNILSGLLEPTSGKILINGKEVTINSPGMANKLGIGMVHQHFMLVKKFTVTENIILGSEPNKAGILDQKTAQQSIKELSEKYGLLVNPASKVESISVGMEQRVEILKTLYRGAEILIFDEPTAVLTPQEIDELMQIMKALTNEGKSIILITHKLDEIKEVADRCTVIRRGKSIDTVNVSTTSQQELADMMVGRSVSFKTEKKEAHSKEVVLSVENIVVKEGRGLDAVKSLSLEVRAGEILGIAGIDGNGQSELIQAITGLSKTESGKIKLNGKEIQNNTPRNITENGLGHIPEDRHKYGLILPMSLEENMVIQTYYKKPLSNRGFLDPKEIKDYAKKLIAEFDVRTQSETVPASALSGGNQQKAIIAREIDRNPSLLIAAQPTRGLDVGAIEYIHKRLIEQRDNGKAVLLMSFELDEILNVSDRIAVMYDGNIVAIVKPKETTQTELGLLMAGSSLEKARAAVEQELGKEPTHVE is encoded by the coding sequence ATGAAAGGTATAACAAAAGAATTTGGTACCTTTAAAGCAAATGACGATATTAATTTACAGCTAAAAAAAGGAGAAATTCATGCCTTATTAGGCGAAAATGGAGCGGGAAAATCTACTCTGATGAATATTTTATCAGGATTATTAGAGCCAACTTCAGGAAAGATTTTGATTAACGGAAAAGAAGTAACCATTAATTCTCCTGGAATGGCCAATAAATTAGGGATTGGTATGGTTCATCAGCATTTTATGTTAGTTAAAAAATTTACAGTTACTGAGAATATTATCTTAGGCAGTGAACCGAATAAAGCCGGTATACTGGATCAAAAGACAGCTCAACAATCAATTAAAGAATTATCAGAAAAGTATGGTTTGTTAGTAAATCCAGCATCAAAAGTAGAAAGTATCTCAGTTGGAATGGAACAACGTGTGGAAATATTAAAAACGCTTTATCGAGGTGCAGAAATTTTAATATTTGATGAACCTACAGCAGTATTAACTCCTCAAGAAATTGATGAATTGATGCAAATTATGAAAGCACTAACTAATGAAGGTAAATCTATTATTTTAATTACTCATAAATTAGATGAAATAAAAGAAGTTGCAGATCGTTGTACGGTTATTCGTCGTGGTAAAAGTATTGATACTGTTAACGTATCGACGACTTCACAACAAGAACTGGCAGATATGATGGTTGGCCGCTCAGTTTCATTTAAGACTGAAAAGAAAGAAGCACATTCTAAGGAAGTTGTTCTTTCAGTTGAAAATATTGTCGTTAAGGAAGGCCGAGGTCTAGACGCTGTAAAATCTCTAAGTCTTGAAGTAAGAGCTGGAGAAATATTGGGAATTGCTGGAATTGATGGCAATGGTCAAAGTGAGTTAATTCAAGCGATTACTGGACTATCTAAAACAGAGAGTGGAAAAATTAAATTGAATGGAAAAGAAATTCAAAATAATACACCACGTAACATTACTGAAAATGGTTTAGGACATATCCCTGAAGATCGTCATAAATATGGTTTGATTTTACCAATGAGTCTAGAAGAAAATATGGTAATCCAAACTTACTATAAAAAGCCGTTAAGCAATAGAGGCTTCTTAGATCCCAAAGAAATTAAGGATTATGCTAAGAAATTAATTGCAGAGTTTGATGTTCGTACTCAAAGCGAAACGGTTCCGGCAAGTGCTTTATCTGGTGGAAATCAGCAAAAAGCAATTATTGCTAGAGAAATTGACCGTAATCCATCATTACTAATTGCAGCTCAACCTACGCGAGGATTAGATGTCGGAGCGATAGAATATATCCATAAACGTTTAATTGAACAGCGAGACAATGGAAAAGCTGTCTTGTTAATGAGTTTTGAATTAGATGAAATTTTAAATGTCTCAGATCGAATTGCGGTAATGTATGATGGAAATATTGTTGCTATCGTTAAACCAAAGGAAACAACTCAAACAGAACTAGGTCTACTTATGGCAGGTTCATCTCTTGAAAAAGCCAGAGCAGCCGTCGAACAAGAGCTGGGAAAGGAGCCGACTCACGTTGAATAA
- the ymfI gene encoding elongation factor P 5-aminopentanone reductase, with the protein MKSALIMGASGDIGSGIAQELATNGWSLYLHYHTDDKSIERQLRNYQLSYPKQIFFGIKLDMTDELGIEKFVKNIFQLDAVIFSSGFTTFQLLTEVTSKTMDDMWAVHVKTPLLLLQKLQTKLAYSGSGRIVFISSIYGESGSPMEVIYSTTKGAQLSFVKAYSKEVASQGITVNAISPGAIETKMNAGFSVLELAKLKEEIPVGRMGCISEISFWVHQLLDPRSAYLTGQSIVVSGGWLR; encoded by the coding sequence ATGAAATCAGCTCTGATTATGGGAGCCAGCGGTGATATTGGTTCAGGAATCGCACAAGAATTAGCTACAAATGGTTGGTCTTTATATTTGCACTATCATACAGATGATAAGAGTATTGAAAGACAGCTTCGAAACTATCAATTATCCTATCCTAAACAAATTTTTTTCGGAATTAAACTGGATATGACCGATGAATTAGGAATTGAAAAGTTTGTTAAAAATATATTCCAATTAGATGCGGTTATTTTTTCAAGTGGTTTTACAACCTTTCAACTGCTAACAGAAGTGACATCTAAAACAATGGATGATATGTGGGCAGTTCACGTTAAAACACCTCTATTATTGCTGCAAAAACTCCAAACGAAGTTAGCTTATTCTGGTTCAGGTAGGATTGTTTTTATTAGCTCTATTTATGGAGAATCAGGTAGCCCAATGGAAGTCATCTATAGCACAACAAAAGGGGCGCAACTTTCCTTCGTAAAAGCCTACAGTAAAGAAGTAGCTAGCCAAGGAATAACGGTCAATGCAATCTCACCTGGTGCAATCGAAACGAAGATGAATGCAGGATTTAGTGTATTGGAGTTGGCTAAACTTAAAGAAGAAATACCAGTTGGACGTATGGGCTGTATTTCAGAGATTAGTTTTTGGGTTCACCAGCTATTAGATCCTAGGAGTGCTTATCTAACAGGTCAATCTATTGTCGTTAGCGGTGGGTGGCTGAGGTGA
- a CDS encoding BMP family lipoprotein encodes MKKRNFMSLLALGLISGATLAACGSTDSDTSSDSATKSSTSGDDFSVVMVTDIGGVDDKSFNQSAWEGMKEWGEENNKEEGTEGFKYLQSNEDSEFVTNLNSAVQAEFDLVFGIGYKLKEAMTDVSGQNEDQHFVIVDDMIDAPNVASVLFKDHEAAFLAGVAAAESTESEQIGFIGGQESDVISRFEAGFVAGVKEVKPDIEVKVEYVGSFGDAARGKQLAAAMYSSGIDIIYQAAGDSGNGVFSEAKDLMNADDSKKLWVIGVDRDQNDEGKFDTGNLTLASTLKGVGAAVKDISNEALAGNFAGGESVNYGLAEGGVDLTDGNLTDEVKEKVAEYRQKVIDGEIEVPQKP; translated from the coding sequence ATGAAAAAACGCAATTTTATGAGTCTTCTAGCTTTAGGATTAATTTCAGGAGCGACATTAGCAGCCTGTGGATCAACTGATTCAGATACATCTTCTGATTCTGCAACAAAATCATCAACAAGTGGAGATGATTTTTCAGTAGTCATGGTAACAGATATCGGTGGGGTAGACGATAAGTCCTTTAACCAATCTGCATGGGAAGGTATGAAAGAATGGGGCGAAGAAAACAATAAAGAAGAAGGAACTGAAGGCTTTAAGTACTTACAATCAAACGAAGATTCAGAATTTGTAACGAATTTAAATAGTGCTGTGCAAGCTGAATTTGATTTAGTATTCGGGATTGGATACAAATTGAAAGAAGCAATGACTGATGTTTCAGGACAAAATGAAGACCAACACTTTGTTATCGTTGATGATATGATTGACGCACCAAACGTCGCTTCTGTATTATTTAAAGACCACGAAGCAGCATTTTTAGCAGGAGTAGCAGCAGCTGAATCAACTGAATCAGAACAAATTGGTTTTATTGGTGGACAAGAAAGTGATGTTATCTCACGCTTTGAAGCAGGTTTTGTTGCTGGAGTTAAAGAAGTTAAGCCAGATATAGAGGTGAAAGTTGAGTATGTAGGATCTTTCGGTGATGCAGCTCGTGGAAAACAATTAGCAGCAGCCATGTATAGCAGCGGTATTGACATTATTTATCAAGCAGCAGGAGATTCAGGTAACGGTGTATTCTCAGAAGCAAAAGATTTAATGAATGCCGATGATTCTAAAAAATTATGGGTAATCGGTGTTGACCGTGATCAAAATGATGAAGGTAAATTCGATACAGGTAACTTGACGTTAGCTTCTACACTAAAAGGCGTAGGCGCAGCAGTTAAAGATATTTCAAACGAAGCATTAGCTGGTAACTTTGCTGGTGGCGAATCTGTAAACTACGGTTTAGCTGAAGGCGGCGTTGATTTAACAGACGGTAACCTAACAGACGAAGTAAAAGAAAAAGTTGCTGAATACAGACAAAAAGTTATTGATGGTGAGATTGAAGTACCTCAAAAACCATAA
- a CDS encoding competence/damage-inducible protein A: MNAEIIAIGTELLLGQVVNTNATFLSKELATLGIEVYHQSVVGDNPKRLKEAIELAEKRSELVILTGGLGPTKDDVTKQVVAEHLGKELVIDEAAMKKIRLFHKQRKHPMTENNQLQALIIEGSVVLKNNNGLAVGMFLNLENQSFLLLPGPPHELEKMFEQEVKPLLLKQTSKETVLLSRVLRFYGIGESRLVTLIDDLIENQLNPTLASYTGKYEVSLRLTANGSSNTECEKKLDNLEAIIRERAGDYIYGYGDDNSLVEVVSKLIKEKKLTLSAAESLTGGAFQSMLTSTSGASEFFEGGLVTYSNRIKEEQLNVDRKIIDQFGVVSSQCAIKMAENVRQLFNSDIGISFTGVAGPLELENKKPGTVWIGIAVKNKETYAKCFNFEGDRNKNRELSVLSGLHLIYRDLLD; this comes from the coding sequence ATGAATGCTGAAATAATTGCAATTGGAACAGAATTATTATTAGGGCAGGTAGTCAATACGAATGCGACTTTCTTGTCTAAAGAATTAGCAACATTAGGGATAGAAGTCTATCACCAATCTGTTGTAGGAGATAACCCTAAAAGATTAAAAGAGGCGATAGAGCTTGCTGAAAAGAGAAGTGAGTTAGTAATTTTAACTGGTGGATTGGGCCCAACAAAAGATGATGTAACGAAACAAGTAGTAGCAGAACATCTTGGCAAAGAGTTAGTGATAGATGAAGCGGCAATGAAAAAAATACGCCTATTCCATAAACAAAGAAAACACCCAATGACGGAAAATAATCAACTTCAAGCATTAATAATAGAAGGATCAGTTGTTTTGAAAAATAATAATGGGTTAGCAGTAGGGATGTTTTTAAACTTAGAAAATCAGTCTTTTTTACTGTTACCGGGTCCCCCACATGAACTGGAGAAGATGTTTGAACAAGAAGTAAAACCTCTATTGTTAAAACAAACATCAAAAGAGACCGTTTTATTATCAAGAGTTTTACGCTTTTATGGAATAGGAGAGTCACGTCTAGTCACCTTAATAGATGATTTAATTGAAAATCAACTAAATCCAACACTTGCTTCTTATACAGGTAAATATGAAGTTAGCTTGCGTCTAACAGCAAATGGCAGCTCTAATACAGAGTGTGAAAAAAAGTTGGACAATCTAGAAGCTATCATAAGAGAACGTGCCGGAGACTATATATACGGCTATGGTGACGACAATAGCTTAGTTGAAGTGGTTAGCAAATTAATAAAAGAGAAAAAATTAACGCTCTCAGCAGCTGAAAGTTTAACAGGCGGGGCTTTTCAAAGTATGCTGACAAGTACATCTGGCGCTTCAGAATTTTTTGAAGGTGGGCTAGTTACTTACAGCAATCGTATAAAAGAAGAGCAGCTTAATGTTGACCGTAAAATAATAGATCAATTTGGAGTTGTTAGTAGTCAATGTGCTATTAAAATGGCAGAGAATGTTAGACAATTATTCAATTCGGATATAGGAATCTCATTTACAGGCGTAGCTGGTCCGTTAGAACTAGAAAATAAAAAACCGGGCACAGTTTGGATAGGTATAGCAGTGAAAAACAAAGAAACGTATGCAAAATGTTTCAATTTCGAAGGTGATAGAAATAAGAATAGGGAACTCTCAGTTTTGTCAGGGCTACACTTAATTTATAGAGACTTACTAGACTAG
- the yfmF gene encoding EF-P 5-aminopentanol modification-associated protein YfmF, which translates to MSIQLTEGVNLHIMPTEKYKTVRIVIKFRAPLDKKTITKRALLSSLLETNSKKYPTQTALRSELSNLFGASFGSSVTKKGAFHVLTLSLNVVNEKYLTMSDSILAKSIDFLKEIIFNPNVTNEHFNQATFVREKENLVDYYDSITDDKQTYANLELQKLFFEEDDQKIPSIGIKEDLAEITEDSLYHYYKKMLQQDQVDIYVLGAIDEDQLVKQFKEFSFESRKLKQKDLFYTPSNAKEIKIKIEQQEIKQAKFNLGYTTPIFYLQENYYAGQLFNGLFGGFPHSKLFVNVREKESLAYYASSSLDTFRGMMIVQTGIDSKKMEKVKEIVTLQLKEMQTGNFTEEDIYQTKQMLKNQLLQSEDNSSAVIERTYSNQLAKNTIMSIEEWMENIEKVTKEEIIGIANLVHLKATFFLSEEVK; encoded by the coding sequence ATGTCTATCCAATTAACTGAAGGAGTTAACCTTCATATTATGCCAACTGAAAAATATAAAACAGTCAGGATAGTAATAAAATTTCGTGCTCCTTTGGATAAAAAAACTATAACTAAAAGAGCTTTATTATCTAGTTTACTTGAAACGAATAGTAAAAAATATCCGACACAAACAGCTTTAAGAAGTGAATTATCTAATTTATTTGGTGCAAGTTTTGGCAGTTCGGTAACAAAAAAAGGAGCGTTTCACGTTCTAACGCTATCTTTAAATGTTGTGAATGAAAAATATTTAACAATGAGCGATTCAATATTGGCAAAATCAATTGATTTTTTGAAAGAAATTATCTTTAATCCAAACGTCACTAATGAGCATTTCAATCAGGCTACCTTTGTTCGTGAAAAAGAAAATTTAGTCGATTACTATGATTCGATTACAGATGATAAACAAACGTATGCCAATTTAGAATTACAAAAACTGTTTTTTGAAGAAGATGACCAAAAAATTCCTAGTATTGGAATTAAAGAAGACTTAGCAGAAATCACTGAAGACTCTCTTTACCATTACTATAAAAAAATGCTTCAACAGGATCAAGTTGATATTTATGTATTAGGTGCCATTGATGAAGACCAACTAGTAAAACAATTTAAAGAATTCTCTTTTGAATCAAGAAAATTAAAACAAAAAGATCTTTTTTATACACCATCAAATGCTAAAGAAATAAAAATAAAAATAGAACAACAAGAAATTAAACAAGCAAAGTTCAATTTAGGGTACACGACTCCTATATTTTATCTTCAAGAGAATTATTATGCGGGTCAACTATTTAATGGTTTGTTTGGTGGGTTCCCACACTCAAAATTATTCGTAAATGTTAGAGAAAAAGAAAGCTTAGCTTACTATGCCTCTAGTTCATTAGATACTTTTAGAGGAATGATGATTGTTCAAACGGGAATTGATAGTAAAAAAATGGAAAAAGTAAAGGAAATTGTGACGCTTCAATTAAAAGAAATGCAGACTGGTAATTTTACTGAAGAAGATATTTACCAGACAAAACAGATGTTAAAAAATCAATTACTTCAATCTGAAGATAATTCAAGCGCAGTAATTGAGCGCACTTACTCAAATCAATTAGCAAAAAATACGATTATGAGTATAGAAGAGTGGATGGAGAATATTGAAAAAGTAACAAAGGAAGAAATTATAGGAATAGCTAATTTAGTTCATTTAAAGGCGACATTCTTTTTATCTGAGGAGGTAAAGTAA
- a CDS encoding ABC transporter permease, producing the protein MDIINVLQLVFSSALVYSAPLILTALGGTFSERSGIVNVGLEGIMVMGAFGSVVFNLTFASQLGNWTPWVGVVVGGLIGILFSLIHAVATINLRADHIISGTVINLMAPALAIFLTRVLYDGRGQTDIISENFGKANIPLLENIPVLGPIFFKGTSAPAFVGIAIAVLCWFILFKTRFGLRLRAVGEHPQAADTLGINVYMTKYAGVLLSGLLGGMGGAIQAQAISLNFSASTIAGQGFIAMAAMIFGKWNPLGAMGAAIFFGFAQSLSVIGNYIPIIQDVPSVWLQAAPYLITIIVLVGVIGKSEGPAANGKTYIKSK; encoded by the coding sequence ATGGATATTATTAATGTATTGCAACTTGTCTTTTCTTCAGCATTAGTTTACTCAGCTCCTCTAATTTTGACAGCATTAGGCGGTACGTTTTCAGAACGAAGCGGGATAGTTAACGTTGGGCTTGAAGGAATTATGGTAATGGGTGCTTTTGGTTCAGTAGTCTTTAACTTAACATTCGCTTCACAATTAGGTAATTGGACACCTTGGGTTGGTGTGGTTGTCGGTGGATTAATTGGTATTTTATTTTCACTTATACATGCTGTCGCTACAATAAATTTACGAGCTGACCATATTATTTCTGGTACGGTTATCAACCTAATGGCTCCAGCTCTGGCTATATTTTTAACGCGTGTTTTATACGATGGACGTGGTCAGACAGATATCATTTCAGAAAATTTTGGTAAAGCAAATATACCTTTATTAGAAAATATTCCGGTTTTAGGACCTATTTTCTTTAAAGGAACATCTGCTCCTGCATTTGTAGGGATAGCTATTGCAGTTCTTTGCTGGTTTATTCTTTTCAAAACGCGTTTTGGTCTAAGATTAAGAGCCGTTGGGGAACACCCTCAAGCAGCTGATACATTAGGAATTAATGTTTACATGACAAAATATGCTGGTGTTCTTTTATCTGGTTTATTAGGTGGTATGGGTGGAGCAATCCAAGCTCAAGCTATTTCTTTGAATTTCTCGGCTTCAACTATTGCCGGACAAGGATTTATTGCCATGGCAGCAATGATTTTTGGTAAATGGAATCCATTAGGCGCTATGGGTGCTGCAATATTCTTTGGATTTGCTCAAAGTCTAAGTGTTATCGGAAACTATATTCCAATTATTCAAGATGTACCAAGTGTTTGGTTACAAGCTGCACCTTATCTAATAACAATTATCGTATTAGTAGGTGTTATTGGTAAATCTGAAGGACCTGCAGCAAATGGCAAAACATATATTAAATCAAAATAG
- a CDS encoding ABC transporter permease, translating to MNNKSKLDNILVPVFSVILGLLLGALIMLVFGYNPVAGYQAMLQGAFGNSFYIGETLRQATPLIFTALGFSVAYTAGFFNIGVAGQALLGWLFSVWFALSFPELPGIILLVISLIVGALAGALWAGIAGFLRAYFNTSEVIVTIMLNYTALYTANYLIRNVLSESSDTTARIPEGASLRWAWLADLTNNSTLHGGIFLALIMAVVVWVFMKKTTAGFEIRAVGLNPFASKYAGMSTKRNIIISMLISGSLAGLGGAMEGMGTFQNIFVQGGIPSIGFDGIAVALLGLGNPVGILFSALLFGALKIGGNSMPLAADVPTEVVDIVIASIIFFVGANYLIRSIVDKRAKLNKGGVK from the coding sequence TTGAATAATAAAAGTAAATTGGATAATATATTAGTTCCAGTATTCTCAGTTATTTTGGGATTATTATTAGGGGCATTAATTATGTTGGTTTTTGGCTATAACCCAGTTGCGGGTTATCAAGCCATGTTACAAGGTGCATTTGGTAATTCATTTTATATTGGAGAAACATTAAGACAAGCAACACCTTTAATTTTTACGGCACTTGGATTTTCAGTAGCTTATACAGCTGGCTTCTTTAATATCGGTGTTGCTGGACAAGCCTTACTCGGATGGTTGTTTTCAGTTTGGTTTGCATTGTCATTCCCTGAGCTACCAGGTATTATTTTATTAGTTATAAGCTTAATTGTTGGTGCTTTAGCTGGTGCTTTATGGGCGGGTATTGCAGGTTTCTTGAGAGCTTACTTTAATACTAGTGAAGTTATCGTAACGATTATGCTGAATTATACGGCCTTGTATACAGCAAATTATTTAATCAGAAATGTCTTATCTGAATCATCAGATACAACAGCTCGCATCCCTGAAGGAGCAAGTCTCCGTTGGGCATGGTTAGCTGATTTAACAAATAATTCTACGTTACATGGAGGAATCTTTTTAGCATTAATTATGGCTGTTGTTGTTTGGGTATTTATGAAAAAGACAACAGCTGGTTTCGAAATACGAGCAGTTGGTTTGAATCCATTTGCATCTAAATATGCAGGGATGAGTACGAAACGAAATATTATTATTTCAATGCTAATTAGTGGTTCACTAGCGGGTTTAGGTGGAGCTATGGAAGGTATGGGAACTTTTCAAAATATCTTCGTTCAAGGGGGGATACCATCAATTGGGTTTGACGGTATTGCTGTTGCATTATTAGGATTAGGTAATCCAGTAGGTATTTTATTCTCAGCTTTATTATTTGGTGCTTTGAAAATCGGCGGAAACAGCATGCCGTTAGCAGCAGACGTTCCTACAGAAGTTGTTGATATTGTTATTGCTTCTATTATCTTCTTCGTCGGTGCTAACTATTTAATCCGTTCGATTGTCGATAAGCGTGCTAAACTAAATAAAGGAGGAGTAAAATAA